A segment of the Marmota flaviventris isolate mMarFla1 chromosome 2, mMarFla1.hap1, whole genome shotgun sequence genome:
ttttccccaaagtacCCTGGGAGGCTAGCACATTAAAACTAGGACTGTGCACAAACTGACTGGCTGGCACCTGGGGATACAGGTGGGGGATACAGTGGTTGGTTAAGAGCAAGGGATTGATAAGTACTGGTATAGATAGCTTGGGGACAGACCACACCTGGATTCAAGTTAGAGGCTGTTGGGTTTAGAGTGGGGGCTGAAATTCAGAAGTAGAGGTCATTAGGTTGCGGAAGTTCCCTAGGGCAGTGTAGGGTAAAGCTGCCTCGAGCTTTACATAACAAGCCACACCCCTGATGTCTCCAAGGGCTCTAGTTCTTGCCCCTTGAAGAGCCCAGAAATAGAGAAGGCTCCTGTGCCTACCATTTGTCCAGCAAAGGCCACCTGAAAAGAACCCAAGAGGATACCCCCCAGTGCACCTCAATGTGTAAAGAGAATAGCTATCTTCCCACCCAGGGAGGTGGTGGAACACCCCTGGCTGCTGGAGATGGGGAGAACAGCTGCCCACTGGATAGACCTCCCTCCCCAACAACTCGCAAATGTACTAGATGAAGTTAAGAGGAAGATATAAGAAAGGAGAAGGTAGCAGGGTCTGGGTTTACCTCTAAAGGTATAGCCAAGTGCTCTACTCACTGCCCATTTAATTAGCAATAATCACATGTATCCAGTCCTTAGGAAATGCCAGGATTCAGTCTAAGATTTACATAGATAAACTAATTTAATCCCCAGGACAACACTAGAatatacacacacgtacatacatatgtgtatgtgtgtgtgtgtgtagacatttCACTCCCATTTAACAGGTGAGAAAAGTGAGGCACACAGAGGTTAATATCTTGCCTGGGATTAAAGAGCTAGTGAGATGATGAGCAGGATACAGCCCGAGCCTGCCCTCACTGCACAGCGCACCCTTGTTGCTGTGCACTCTGCCTCTCAAGCCCTCAGCTCTACCAGGTTAGACAGGAGGGATGCCGCATCCTGTATGCCATGTCCATGAAGGATGAGCTAGAAGCTCACTGTCCACGTGGGGAAACCAGACCAGAGAGCCTGAACATctgccaaagtcacacagcccaGAAAGGGAAGAACTGAAATCTGAACCTGGCTTGAATTCTGCCCACTAGGCAGGTCCCTTCCCCAATCCATGTAGGAAGCCAAAGAGAATGGAGGACAGAGGTGGAGGTAAGGGGACTGGAGAAAGGCTCCAAGGGTCTTCCTCCTGTCTAGTGGCTGCTTCTGGCTTCCCTGGGTCCACTGGAACTGGACCTTCTTCCAGGGTGGGCTGGCCAATAGAGGGGGACTAGAGAGACAGGGAACCCAAAGCAGCTGGCTCCCTGAACACTAGGCACCTTGCTGCTGTCAGGATGCTGAGCTGCTGGGCGGGGAACAAGGTCTTGTGGGAATTCCCCACCCAGAACACCTGTTTTGGCCTCAGGGGACCTGGGCAGAATGAGGGGCATCTCCTGATCTTCAGGCTTGGGCAAAGGGGGACAAAGCCTGGTGGAGGGGACCTCCTTAGGAGCACACAGGGAGACTACCAGGTAGGCAAGGTCTGAAGCACTGGGGGCCGCTTAGAGCCTGGAAAGCCAAGGATGGTGAGGGACAAGCAGAGGACAAGAGCTAGGACAGAAAACGCTGTCCTCACAACTCACTCCTCCATCAGGCCCGTAGTTCTCGAGGTCCCCTGCTTGACCCGGCCCCTGCCAGCCTGGGGAAAGGGCACCATGGGAATGTGGTGGGCAATGGAGGTTTCACTGCAGTGGGCGCCGCCGGTACAGCACTACCAGGAGCACCGCCAGGAGCGCGCTGGCTGCGGCAGTCCCCAGCCACCACAGAGCCCCTGGTGCTGTTGGGCacatctcctcctcttcctcctcctggggcTCTGAGGCCTCAGGTCGTTCAGGGCTGCCATCCAGGAGGTCAGCACTGGGACCCTCAGCCACATGGATAGCAAAGGACATGTACTCATTTTCCTCTGGGCCTTGGCTGGACTCCAGGACCAGAGAATTGCTGATAGCGAGATCTTCAGAACAGCCGGAAAATGGCTGGCTATCGACCCTCGATACCAGGGTACCAGGCTTGCTCAGCTCGGCCTCAGAGGGCAAGTTCCCAGAGCTGCTACCCCTCCAAGGAGAGCTGCCTTCAATGGTGACTGTGGTTGCTGGAGTCCCTGGGGTCtcctgggaaagaaaagaaagtgctgGAAGGGGATGGGTATGGGAGGGAGATAAGCCAGACAAAGTGGGTGGCCCTGTTCTCGAGTCAGGGCATGAACTAGTAGCCCAAGCCCAAACTTCTCAGTTCCCATCCTATATCCTGGCTTGCAAGACACCATCACTTGGAGACCCGACCATTGGTGGGGAAGAGGACAGAAGGGGAAGAAGGCACCAAGGCTTTGTAGTATCATTTCATTGATGGCCTCATTGCAGCCCTCTCCCCACTCACTGGTCTGCCTGTGAGCTCACTCCAGGGAAGCCCTTGACAGCAAGCCCCTACTGCTGAGGCCTTAGGATCACAGGGCAGCTACAGTGTCCTGGAGCCTCAGGAACTTGCTTCCTCGAGGCAGACAACAGCAGTAGGGTTAGATGCGAGGCTTTGGAGAGGGCAGCTATGGGGGCTAATGGGTCAGAGCAGCTGCTCCAGGCTGGCTGGCCAGGAATTGCTGTTTGGAAAGCCTGGTCACAGGCAGGCCAGACATACTGGTGGCAAAGGGCAAGGCACGAAGGCAAGTGGGCCACCATGCTCCACCCCTCACTGCTTCCTCATCGACAGATCAGTGTTGCTAAGCTTAACTGGAGGCTGAGTCCCAGTGAGTTAAAGCACATGACCAGTAGGGTGGCCCCATGCCTGACCCTCTTGAGGCAATGATACTTAGGGGTTTTCATGACAGTCATTCCTCCTAGAGGATGAGGCAGGTTGCCAGCTTGTCCCCACAGCTTTAAGGAGAGGTCATGGACTTGCCCAGGCTAGAGACAGGATGGAGACTGGGAAGGGTCCAAGGACAGGGCCCAAAGGGAAGGGGCCTGAGGCACTGCTAAGAGGGGCCAGGACTCACCTTGGCTTTGCTCCCGTTGGAGGGCATTGTGTTGGTAGGCACCTTGGTGGGAATCATGGTAGCAGTAGGCACTTTGGATGGCATGGCGCTAGCACGTGTTGAGTTGATGGGCAACTTGGATGGTGCTGGGTTGGAGGGCACTTTAGGGGGCATTGCACCAGGGGGCTTTGTGCTGGTAGGCAACTTGGAGGGCCCCAAGCCGACAAGGGCTGAGTTGGCAGGCACTTTGGAGGGCAGTAAGCTGGTAGTTGTTGAATCAGCAGGTACCTCTGCATCACTAGAGCAGATGGCAGTCTTATTATGGTCACCAATCTCCTCTACAGAAGCCAAGGCAATGGAGGAGGGACCAGCAGATGCAGGAGCTGACACTGCAGGTCCAGGCAAGTGGCTTTTCCTGGGGGTGGAACGGGCCAGGGGCTGGAAGGAGACAGTCGGGGACACAGGCCCACGGGCTGATGTGGAGCTGCAAACTGCACCTGCAGGTAGCAAAAGTAGAAGCATAAACCCAAAGGACTGTCACCCTCAGGGGTGGGGAAAGGTCCCTGTGTCTCAAATCACATTAGCCCTATTGCAACATGCCTCCCAATCACCTGTGCATGGAGAAGACTATAGTCCCTTTGGTCATCGCTCTCAGACCTGAGACTCAACTGTTGCCTGCAGTCCTTGACCTATATCCCCAAGTCTGTCCTATCACAAGACCGATGTCATCCTTCCCACTAACTGCATCCAGGAGCTTAAAGATCATTATTGGCTATTCTTTCTGCTTCTGTTTCTCCCACCCAGAACACCTCCCTGTCCTGTTTctgcttttttctctctctagctaGTGGAATCCTAGATGTTCCCCTCACTGCTGTCCCCCACACTCCCCAGCAGGAGCAACACTGGATCAGGGCAAGGGACAGCAGGGTGGCTCAAGCAGAACTGCTCACACCAGTCAAGTGGTACCAGAGGCTGGCCAGTTCCCAGGAGTAAGGCAAAGCCACCCTAGGAAGAGGACCTGACACAGGGTGACAGCCCATAGAGGCAGTGTCATCAGGAACTCTAAGGATGCACACACCAGACCCCAAGGTTGACAAAGGTCAGAAGTGATGcctgaaactccacatcatgtacaaccacaagaatgggatcccaagctgggcatggtggcacatgcttgtaatcccagcagctcaggaagctgaaacaggaggatcacgagttcaaagccagcctcagcaatgacgaggtgctaagcaactcagtgagaccctgtctctaaataaaatacagaataggtctggggatgtggcttaggggttgagtgcctctgagttcaattcccagtataggaagaaaaaaaaaagaatggggatcccaattagaataagttacgctccatgcatgtataatatgtcaaaatacactttactgtcatgtatatctaaaaccCCCCAAATTCTAAAAAAGAAGTGATGTCTCATGTCCCCTCCCCTAAATGCAGTACCACAGACTCTCGTGGAACCTGTGTCCATCAATGCACTGAAATCAGGTGCCTTTGCCTTCATGGTTCATAGAAGCACCTCCTAAAAGGCATTCCATGACAAAATAACACTGTAAAGTGCAAACAGGTGCTGAGGACTATTTGGGGGTGACAAGAGTGGAGGGCACAAGATGGTTTCTCCTAACTTTTAAATATCCCTGTGCCTTGTGGCTGTTCCAGGGTACTGAGGGCAGGCCAGGCACAAGTGTCATATGGAATACAGTTTGGGAAGTAGTAGAAAGACACGCCAGGTCAGGGTGGTCAGCTACACAGCCTTGAGGGGGAGTACTGAGATCTGGTGTAGTGTCCAGGCACCTGGCTGATGATAGACATGCTTCCTCTGGGGGTTGAGATATTTTAGTGACTTTCTGGGAACTGGACACCCCTTGGTAGTAGGGCAGTACTGAAGGGCTCCTCTGCCAATAGCCAGACCAGCTTTGTACTGTCTTTCCCCATCCTCCAGGTCCTGGCTAATCTATAGGCCTCCCATCTAAGAATGGAGTCAATTTCTCATGAATCTGGGCTGTCCTTTATAACTTGCTTAGGCCCACAGAGTGAAGAAGGAAGGACACTGTGCCAGTTTGGAGTCTATGCCTCAAGAGTCCTTTCTTCTTCACTTAGAAGTCTCTGTCCAGTTGCCATGGGAAAGGCCTGTGTGCTAGAGGATATGAAACCCCATGGAAGGGAATAAAGGTGCCCCATCCAATAAGTCAGAAGCAGAATAAGTATATGTATCAGTGAGTTCAGGAGAGGAAATTCAGCCAAGACCAGAAGAACTGTTTAGCTGGGTCAGCTGTGTGCTAAATAAACGCTTGTATTTTAATCTACTTATAATAATGTTTTTTAGActgtttgttacacagcaaatACTAACTGATACACTCACTGAGGAACTGGTTTGGTACCTGGGGTAAATGCACTTTATTCCCACTTTGCTCCTGTTCAAGGAAGCCCAAGGGgcaactctaatcctaaccttcacTTGGGAGGTCAAACAGGCCCTCCAACATCATATCCCATGCATACCTGCTATGTGGGTACCACCCAGTTCTCGATCCTGCTCCTGATGCCTGCTGGATGTCGGAAGGCTGAGGGATGTTGGGTTAGAGGAGGGCTCCAAGGAGCCAGCAGGTCTCCTCAGGACTCCCCTGGAACTGGGTATCTGtggggctggctctgaactctgagagagagagaaatggctgACAAGAGCTGGCAAAGAACAGCTGATGTTCCTGGGGcatctcccttttttttttttttttttttggtggtggtaatGGGGGTattaaggattgaatccaggagtgctttaccactgaactacatcccagccctttttgttttttattttgagacagggtcttgctaagttgctctgggccttgctaagttgcttaggctggcctcaaacttgcaatcttcctgcctcagcctcctgagtcactagtaTTATAGGCATTcgccattgtgcccagctaagGACAACTTCTAAAGGAgctcttttcttatttctggtCATTGCCAGACCCTCTGTCCACAGATGATCTTACATCTGGGAACTGGACACTGACGGGCTCAAAGAAAACACCCCAGGGAACTGggggtatacctcagtggtagagcacttgcctagcatgcacgagaccctgggttcagtcctcaggactttaaaacacacacacacacacacacacacacacactgtcccaTGGGGGTCCCTATCCATCTGTCTGGCCATGTGGAGGTCTCCACTGCACATAGCACTTTCTTCAGGGGTTTCTACACAAACCCTGTGGTTTCAGGTCCACAGTTTGGTGTCTCCTGATACCCCACAGCCCACTTATCATATCTCCATATAATTTGTCATCTTTTCTCTACACTTAACTTTACTGTGATAATTACAGCCCCTCCAGCCACCCGAGACCTCCAGTTCCCTCACCCTACTCCCCAGTCTGGTCACTCCCAGGTTCTTCCACCCAGCTCAACATCTCGCATGACCACGTGGTAAAGCGTGGCCTCCCAAGCTGTTTGATGACAGTGCTGGGGGCTGCCTCAGACCTTGTCAGTAGTCTGGGAGCTGGGCTGAAGCAGGTCCCCACTGAAGGAGCCTGGGGTCCTTAACAGAGATCAGGCATGACTTGTGGGAGGCAGGCAAAGACTTCCAAGAGGCTGGAGGTGGGGGCACAGAAGTGAGCAGACAAGAACATAAAAACAGGCAGCCTGGGGTGAACCCTGAGGACATACCTCTCCTGGGGACTTTGGTGGCTGTGTGTCCTGCACAGGCCTGGGGTAACTTGGCTCTTCTCGGTAGCCATTGTAGGGGACGTGAGCCACAGCAGGTGCAGAGGGCCCTGGGACCTTGCCAGGAGCTGCCGGTGCTGCCTGAGGGGCTGGAGAACAGGTTGGGTTCCCTGGAGAACAAAGATACAGTGATACCAAGAAGGAATCAGGGGTTCTCCCTGTGACGGGCAAGGCCTGGGTGCTCTGGGGCCTCCTCCCTCCATAGCTCTAAACGCTGACCTGACATGGGAGGCACCCCAGAGGTGACAAGCATCATGGGAATGGGGACAGGAGTGGGAGGCAGAGAAGAGTTGGGGAGAAGGAAGACATGAGTGGGGCAGGGAGCCACATGACCACCCAGGCTACATCAGCGGTCACTCCTCCTATGTCCCCAGACTTTTTTTCTCTCAGGGCTGTTATACCTAATTGATCCCTGCCACATCCTGCCCCAGATACTACCACAACCATTTGTATTCAGGGGGGATCACTACTAATCTCCACAAATGAAGAGAGCAGttaggaaagaagggagaaagaggtGGGGGGAGAAAAGAAGCCAGGAGGGGCATGGTAAtgtacacctgtagtcccaacaactcaagaggccgaggcaggaggatcacgagtttgaggccagcctctacaatttagcaaggccctcagcaacttggcaaaaccctgtctcaaaataaaagaataaaaagggctggcaatgtagctcagtggtaaaatgttcttgggttcaatccccagggaaaggagagaggaaggaaggaagaggggaagaagaTGAGTGTTCCAAAGCTATAAATCTGAGTGAGGATCTCTGGGATAGCCTCTAGTCTGAACTAGATAGGGCTGATTCAGTTTTTCTTCCTGTGTCAGATTCCATCCCATGAATTCCCTCTGGGCACTCAAGCCGGCCAGGGAACTTAAGAGTAGTTAAGGAGTAATCAGGCAGCTtaagggaggtggagagagagttggtgaatgaatggatggggGAATATGAGACAGAAGAGGAAATAAGGAGGCAAACACCACAGCCACAAAACTGAAAGAAGGTCCCCCCCGCACTGAGCACATGGGAGGTGCTGAGCCCCAGCTAAATACTCAGCAGGTACCATCCTATGCTATTTATTGCAGCCTGATGTGATAGACATTGCCATTAGCCCCATTTTGCAGAGGAGAAGGCTGAGGTTCAGGGAAATTAAGGAACTTGGTCAAAGGGACACAGATAATAAGTGGCTCTGCCAGGATTTACACCCAAGTGTGTATATTGCTCAGGGGTGATGGGGGCAGGGTGACCAGAAATGGCCAGGATGGGAGGCTCACCAGGAAGCAGTTTGCTCCGGTAAACATGAGCCACTTCCTCAGCAAGCTCAGCCTGCTCACAGATCTTCAGTGCCTTGATTAAGAAATCTACCCAACCAGTCCGGCGCTGGAGGCGGTTGAAGAGTTCCCAGAGTGTGTCCTGGTTTCCCAGGCTTGAGTAGCAGGCCCGTAGTCGATCCTAGAAGACACAGTGCAGCCACCCTGCTCAAGCCAGGTGGCCCCAATTCTTTCTCCACCCACAGAGGAGCCACTGCAGAGGGGGCATCAAGAAAGCCACAAGAAGGAGTCAGCCATCTGAAATTGAGTCAGAGCTCAGAACAAGACCAGGACTGGAGCCCAGGTATGGAGTGAAGAAGAGAAATTACCAACAACAATAAAGGCAGCTAGCAGGAAATAGGCTGTGACAATGTCCTAGGCTCTCTGTTGTGGTTTTACATGAATTCTTATTTAATGCCATTATTATCCCTATacactgatgaggaaactgaggcattaGCAGAAGCAAAGTAGCATCAATCCTATAGCAGTGGGACAGGAATCCAAACCCAGTTAATCTGAGGCAAAGCCTTGGGTTTAGACAGGCCCTAAAGCAAAGATAAAGGCTTGGATGGATGCAGAAGGAAAGGTATGTAGCAACAATAAGATGAAAAGAggcaaagaagagaagaaaggggatCAAATTGGGGGAATGAGGGTTCTGGGGAGCCACTGCGGAGCGGGTATCTGGAAAGAAGACACCAGCTGCATTTTTACACTGATTCAAATTCCCTTATAAAAACAAGcaactagctgggcatggtggtgcacttcTGTAATTTTAAcagcttgggagctgaggcaggaggattgcaagttcaaggccagtctcagcaacttagcaaagccctatctcaaaataaaacatttaaaaaagggctggggatatggtcaatggttaagtgtccctgggctcaatccctggtccaaagggaaaaaacaaaaaacaaacaaacagaaagagcaactagaagaaatgaaaactcagagaaaacatttactaCAAACGAGGTAACAAGATATGTCTGCAAGCTCATCAATACAAATTGGGACAAAAACTCAACTACCCCAGACCTGTGCTCTAATGGTACTTAcacaggaggacacagaggaagCAATGGTGCTCCTGAGACACTGGAGGACATGTCTTTTGGGTGCCAAAAGAGCCCACAGGCATCTACTAGGAGCACAGGGATACCATTTGAGAACAGCTAAAATTGTAAGGGATTCATTCATTTCACTAACTAGTTAGTTTAAGGGGTCTGCAGAAAGTCCTGGTGGGGCAGGACAGATCTGGCCCCTCTCAACTCTCAAAACTGAGCCAAGCACAGTGtctcatgcctgaaatcccagcagcttgggaggctgaggcaggaggatcgctgcaactaagtgagacactgtctctaaataaaaaataaaaagagctggggtaggtgtggctcaatggttaagcatccctgggttcaatccctgataccaaaacaaaacaaaacaaaaaaaccatcaGGGAAGAAAAGAGGACCTAAAAAATAATGGGCAAAGGGACCAGAGTCAGTGCCATATTTTTGAGCACTACACTAAAACAACACAAGAGGGAGCTCAGCAAGGTTAGAAAAGCCACCCTGAACCACGTTTCATCTAAAAGTTAAAAAGCAGAGAACACAAGAAGCAAGACAGAGGGGAACTAAAAAAAAGTAGTAGGCCCAGGCTTGGGTGAAAACCTGGCATGGGGCTGAGCTTAATTCCAcagcccagcccccagccccatgtCCAATTGTCACTTCCCTGCTCACCTGGTCACTGGCTGTCAGGCAAGGCAGAAAAGGCAGAATCTCCAGAACATTAACACAGCAAAACTTGCTGTGATGGAGGCGGATATACTTATAGGTCTCATCTTCAGCAAAGGCCATGGCTGCTCAGCTTCTAAAAAGATAGGGCTGCGGCCCGGGGAAGGGAAAATGGACTGAGAGAGAGGTAAAAAGACTGGAAGAAAAGGCATTGCACATGGCAACAGGGTTGGACAAATCATAATTCTTTCTCCATGTTTTGGAATTTTTGCTTTATTCcctttaatcttttatttcttaaaacattctATGTTAATATTGCCTAGTTCTCAGAGGCTCTCAAATAATTGGTTTAAAATGAATTgatgggccaggcacagtggcacatgcctataatctcaggggctcaggaggtagaggcaggaagatcacaagttcaaagccagcttcagcaatttagcaaggcactaagcaactcagtgtgaccctgtctctattaaaatacaaaatagggctagggatgtgattcagtggttgagtgcccctgagttcaatccctggtacccaaaaacaaaaatttaaaaaaaaaatcaattgatgaccagaaaaaaatcagatgcaGAAGACCCAGGacccatttcttttttgaaagaggtgggaacagggattgaactcagggacacttgggattgaactcagccctattttgtattttatttagcgacatgatctcactgagttgcttagcgactcgccattgctgaggctggctctgaattcgccatcctcctgtcttagtttctggagctgctgtgattacaggcgtgtgccaccacacccgactTCTAGGACCCATTTCTACCCTGCAGGTTGTTCAGTGCTGAGGAGGGTCTGCAATGTGCCCCTAGCTGCTGTGACTAGGGGATATACCTGTTCCCCTCCTGACTCTTAGGCAGGATAGTAAGAGAGTCACCTACAAGTGCTGCCTCTTTGGGGtataccaaaataaagaaaaaaacaagtccAACATAATAACAATAGGACTCCCCCTTCAGTGGCATGCTCCTGTAATCCATCCCAATTTGGAAGGCTAGGCAgtagaatcacaaattcaaggccaacctggacacCTTAGCAAGACCTAACACCCCCGCCCCCAACACACATACAAAAGGATCGTTTTactataaatatgaagaaaataagttACTAAGAAATTAAGGAGCTTTCTAGTCACTGGAAAAGCAAAGGAATGAGGTTTAGGATCAGGTTCTTCCCAGAAGATGCCTGCAGACTCACCCTTAAAGCTTGTATATGTGTTCTTATGGCAGGAGATTGACTTACTGCCCTGAACACCACAGTATGACCCAGGCAAGTTACCAGCCTTTTCCTTAAAATAGCTCAGGGAGTTTGTTTTGACAATACAATTGTTCAGTTCAGACATATAagcttaaaagtttaaaaatattccaaatacaAGTGGTAGCTATGTACTTGCCACAATTTGCAAGTATAGGtgtatttgtttgcttgtttcttaTTTGCCTCCCCATCAGGGAGTGCTGCAGGGGATAAGAGAGATAAGGTCTGTGCCATTATCCAATTTATATTCATTGGGGTAGGAGAGATAACAGATAGTAAACACATACCTAAATGAGAATTCCAAAAAGCAATACAAattgtaaagaaaacaaaacagagcaatgAGACACATCCTGGAGAAGGTCATGCTACTTGAACTGGGGTAATTAAGGAAGCCCTTCTCAGTTGGAGACATTTGAGTTGGGCTGTTCTCAGCTGTGAGAAGATTAGTGTTTCAGGCAGAGGGCACAGTATGAGGAAGTCCTAGGATGGGAATGAGTTGGGCATGTTTGAAGAATAGAATGCAGGCCAGTGCGGTCGAGGTTCAGAAAGCTAGGGGGAGAGGCAAAGATCAAGGTCACAGAGGTTGTTAGGGGCCACTCTTGTAGAAAAGGACTTTGggttttatttggagaaaaatagaaaactccCTTAAAGGTTCTAACAAGGAAAAGAGAGTTTTTGATTTACATCAAAGTCCTCTTTGGTGGTCATGAGGACTGTGGAAGGGCCACAATGGGAGCAGGAGACAAGTCAGGAGGCCACTCAGGGTGGGGTTCGGGGGGAGACATATGGACATGGCCAGGATGATAACCACAGAAGTGGCAAGGGGAAGTGGGATTCCT
Coding sequences within it:
- the Mavs gene encoding mitochondrial antiviral-signaling protein isoform X1, with protein sequence MAFAEDETYKYIRLHHSKFCCVNVLEILPFLPCLTASDQDRLRACYSSLGNQDTLWELFNRLQRRTGWVDFLIKALKICEQAELAEEVAHVYRSKLLPGNPTCSPAPQAAPAAPGKVPGPSAPAVAHVPYNGYREEPSYPRPVQDTQPPKSPGESSEPAPQIPSSRGVLRRPAGSLEPSSNPTSLSLPTSSRHQEQDRELGGTHIAGAVCSSTSARGPVSPTVSFQPLARSTPRKSHLPGPAVSAPASAGPSSIALASVEEIGDHNKTAICSSDAEVPADSTTTSLLPSKVPANSALVGLGPSKLPTSTKPPGAMPPKVPSNPAPSKLPINSTRASAMPSKVPTATMIPTKVPTNTMPSNGSKAKETPGTPATTVTIEGSSPWRGSSSGNLPSEAELSKPGTLVSRVDSQPFSGCSEDLAISNSLVLESSQGPEENEYMSFAIHVAEGPSADLLDGSPERPEASEPQEEEEEEMCPTAPGALWWLGTAAASALLAVLLVVLYRRRPLQ
- the Mavs gene encoding mitochondrial antiviral-signaling protein isoform X2 → MAFAEDETYKYIRLHHSKFCCVNVLEILPFLPCLTASDQDRLRACYSSLGNQDTLWELFNRLQRRTGWVDFLIKALKICEQAELAEEVAHVYRSKLLPAPQAAPAAPGKVPGPSAPAVAHVPYNGYREEPSYPRPVQDTQPPKSPGESSEPAPQIPSSRGVLRRPAGSLEPSSNPTSLSLPTSSRHQEQDRELGGTHIAGAVCSSTSARGPVSPTVSFQPLARSTPRKSHLPGPAVSAPASAGPSSIALASVEEIGDHNKTAICSSDAEVPADSTTTSLLPSKVPANSALVGLGPSKLPTSTKPPGAMPPKVPSNPAPSKLPINSTRASAMPSKVPTATMIPTKVPTNTMPSNGSKAKETPGTPATTVTIEGSSPWRGSSSGNLPSEAELSKPGTLVSRVDSQPFSGCSEDLAISNSLVLESSQGPEENEYMSFAIHVAEGPSADLLDGSPERPEASEPQEEEEEEMCPTAPGALWWLGTAAASALLAVLLVVLYRRRPLQ